In Helianthus annuus cultivar XRQ/B chromosome 3, HanXRQr2.0-SUNRISE, whole genome shotgun sequence, a single window of DNA contains:
- the LOC110930016 gene encoding protein SRC2: MGGETSLELTIISAKDLYNVNIFAKMNVYAVVSITGNQDQKQKTHVDEDGDSNPTWNHRMKFTIDESAALQNRLTLVVNIKAVGMFGDKDVGEVHVPVKELLDGDYTGRRPLQFVCYQVLKPSGHPKGELSFSYKFGGKSEGKPNKADKLDEPAMAYPAVGSGFGSEYPPLYAGTVGAALGSYLPTSTVDPGSYPYPPDEGVSPFGKPNKVDKLDEPNMVYPAVGSEFSSVYPPLYATPVSAALESYPPAPTMAAHDTYPPTGGAYYPPPAGYPQAQAGYAYQWQPTYDVYPPQPAPGYGGYTQWRN, from the coding sequence ATGGGTGGTGAAACATCATTAGAGCTCACAATCATCTCAGCAAAAGATCTCTATAATGTCAATATTTTCGCCAAAATGAACGTTTACGCAGTCGTTTCCATCACCGGAAATCAAGATCAGAAGCAGAAAACTCATGTCGACGAAGACGGAGATTCCAATCCTACGTGGAATCATCGGATGAAGTTTACGATTGATGAATCTGCTGCGTTACAAAACCGATTGACTCTTGTTGTTAATATTAAAGCGGTAGGGATGTTTGGTGATAAAGATGTTGGAGAAGTTCATGTTCCGGTTAAGGAGCTTCTAGACGGTGATTACACCGGAAGAAGACCGTTACAGTTTGTTTGTTATCAGGTGCTGAAACCGTCGGGTCACCCGAAAGGCGAACTGAGTTTTTCGTATAAGTTTGGGGGGAAATCCGAAGGAAAACCTAATAAGGCGGATAAGTTAGATGAGCCTGCAATGGCTTATCCAGCGGTGGGTTCTGGATTTGGCTCAGAATACCCACCGCTGTATGCGGGGACGGTTGGTGCTGCTCTGGGATCTTATCTCCCAACATCAACCGtcgatcctggatcatatccttaTCCACCGGACGAAGGTGTATCTCCTTTCGGAAAACCTAATAAGGTGGATAAGTTAGACGAGCCAAATATGGTTTATCCAGCTGTGGGTTCTGAATTTAGTTCAGTATACCCACCACTTTATGCGACACCGGTTAGTGCTGCTCTGGAATCTTATCCACCAGCACCAACTATGGCCGCACATGATACTTATCCACCGACAGGAGGTGCGTATTATCCACCTCCAGCTGGGTACCCTCAGGCACAAGCGGGATACGCGTACCAGTGGCAGCCAACTTACGATGTTTATCCTCCACAGCCTGCACCAGGGTACGGTGGGTATacacagtggcggaactag